Proteins encoded together in one Lathyrus oleraceus cultivar Zhongwan6 chromosome 5, CAAS_Psat_ZW6_1.0, whole genome shotgun sequence window:
- the LOC127083825 gene encoding telomere repeat-binding protein 4 — protein sequence MVFKKRANNGFTGFQVPVIPRAPRSARRRGPLKKTVDDGQVCAFEILASIAGKLLEEGESSASSNASEGNSQGVIVENRQDEVKPLITEGIHPGSCIESIFTREVASENRDQKPILHAKSDFSSEKGEKANVKTETVESDDKYVSYTNRLVVEAPENFRESYNRKIKKGFRSDKYGLKDRLELYMSPSLVDSKVNVKYPFHRKPFPTNSFTKDGNDIKLDFRDDDENFIRCTKVCAKSKTFRSPRRMAHRRIKNLLSSKYWNVAPKLKDCELSRSDLEVPLYRKRKTSHGSDKSRHNTIIKRRKFFDRVSGVTSDGGFSSESVSNSPEKGNDGHKPSSSAKIQVTEESRVKFSIKSFRIPELYIEVPETATVGSLKRTVMEAVMAIIEGGMHVGVLLQGEAIGDDNRTLEQTGLSCNENLDTLSFMLEPSSILASPVSCIGDPSSQCDTSEPTRSPETLALDSGITDTIDDSNLPIIPGNLVENNHDSAYSPTDTIVDKITPDSKAIVALPASNEALAVVPLSQKIKRSEFVHRRTRRPFSVTEVEALVHAVEELGTGRWRDVKLRAFDNADHRTYVDLKDKWKTLVHTAKISPQQRRGEPVPQELLDRVLGAHAYWSQHQIKQHGKHQSGTLKITEASAERVSIQV from the exons ATGGTGTTTAAGAAGAGGGCAAATAATGGATTCACTGGCTTTCAAGTTCCCGTTATTCCTCGAGCTCCTAGATCTGCAAGA CGGAGGGGCCCATTGAAAAAAACGGTTGACGATGGTCAGGTTTGCGCGTTTGAAATATTGGCATCTATAGCTGGGAAGCTATTGGAGGAGGGTGAAAGTTCGGCGTCTAGCAATGCTTCAGAAGGAAATAGCCAAGGCGTTATTGTGGAAAATCGACAAGATGAAGTTAAACCATTGATAACGGAGGGTATTCACCCGGGAAGCTGTATAGAGAGTATTTTCACAAGAGAGGTAGCCTCAGAAAACCGTGATCAGAAACCTATTCTGCACGCCAAGTCCGATTTTTCATCGGAAAAAGGTGAAAAAGCTAATGTGAAGACCGAAACTGTTGAATCGGATGATAAATATGTGAGTTATACTAATAGATTAGTAGTAGAAGCACCTGAAAATTTCAGGGAGTCTTATAACAGGAAAATAAAGAAAGGATTCAGATCCGATAAATATGGTTTGAAAGACCGGTTGGAATTGTATATGTCTCCTTCTCTGGTCGACTCGAAAGTTAATGTAAAATATCCATTTCATAGGAAGCCATTTCCCACTAATTCCTTTACCAAGGATGGGAATGACATTAAGTTAGATTTTAGAGATGATGACGAAAACTTTATAAGGTGTACAAAGGTTTGCGCCAAGTCGAAGACTTTTAGGTCCCCACGACGCATGGCACACCGCAGAATCAAGAATCTGCTGTCTTCTAAATACTGGAACGTTGCTCCAAAATTGAAGGACTGTGAACTTTCTAGATCTG ATCTAGAAGTACCTCTTTATCGTAAGAGGAAGACTTCTCATGGATCCGACAAATCTCGCCACAACACTATTATTAAGCGGAGGAAATTCTTTGACCGGGTTTCTGGTGTAACTTCTGATGGAGGATTCAGCAGTGAAAGTGTGTCTAATTCGCCCGAGAAAGGAAATGATGGACACAAGCCTAGCTCTTCTGCAAAAATACAAGTGACCGAGGAATCTCGTG TGAAGTTTAGCATCAAGTCATTTAGAATACCGGAGCTTTACATCGAGGTTCCCGAAACTGCAACCGTCGGTTCACTAAAG AGGACAGTCATGGAGGCGGTAATGGCTATAATCGAAGGTGGTATGCATGTCGGTGTTCTTCTTCAGGGTGAAGCAATCGGAGATGACAATAGAACACTTGAGCAGACAGGTTTATCTTGCAATGAGAATCTCGATACCCTTAGTTTCATGTTGGAGCCTAGTTCAATACTAGCGTCTCCAGTTTCTTGTATCGGTGATCCTTCTTCTCAATGCGATACATCCGAACCTACCAG gtCTCCAGAAACTCTTGCGTTAGATTCAGGGATAACCGATACTATAGATGACTCCAATTTGCCGATAATTCCAGGAAACCTAGTGGAAAATAACCATGATTCTGCTTATTCTCCCACTGACACCATAGTTGACAAGATAACACCAGATTCCAAAGCGATAGTTGCTCTTCCGGCTAGTAACGAAGCATTAGCTGTGGTACCGCTGAGTCAGAAAATCAAGCGTTCTGAGTTTGTTCATCGTCGAACCAGGAGACCGTTCTCTGTGACCGAGGTTGAAGCACTTGTTCATGCAGTTGAAGAACTCGGGACTGGAAG GTGGCGCGATGTTAAGTTGCGAGCTTTTGATAATGCAGATCATAGAACTTATGTTGACCTAAAG GATAAATGGAAAACACTAGTGCACACTGCAAAAATCTCCCCTCAACAAAGGAGAGGAGAGCCAGTACCTCAGGAGCTGTTGGACAGGGTTTTAGGAGCACATGCTTATTGGTCCCAGCACCAAATCAAGCAACATGGGAAACATCAAAGTGGAACATTGAAGATTACAGAAGCTTCAGCCGAAAGGGTGTCGATTCAGGTGTAG